From the Ipomoea triloba cultivar NCNSP0323 chromosome 8, ASM357664v1 genome, the window cttatttgtgtgtgtgtgtggtttttatttatgtttattttttaatttcattaactGCCTAACTGGTGCACATGAAGGATCTGTCAACTTTTCAAAGATGGGGTTGGAACTTGGACATATATAGCATGGAGATtctatatgcatgcatgtatgtataaaaGTCAGATTCTGAAGATTTTGACATGTATTCAGCATTAGAAGTCATTTTTATAAGAATTTTTCAGAGGTAGTGTTAAAATATTGAAGGAGTTACTAACCTTTTAATGATGGCATGCATGTCTCTATTGGTGTATTaccctttttcaatttattttagtCGTAAAGATTTTAAGTCAAGTTTATGGAATTTGTAAAAAATCAAGCTTTTGTAATAAATCTTCAATTTGGGAATTATAGTAGCTTCATTTCACTGTTTATGCTTCATCATAATCTATTTATAGTTAAAAGTATGGCAGCTATACTAGCATTAATGAAAGAGGCTTCCAATGTGGGGATCCTTGGAGTGTCCTTAACATGCTTCTGCTTCCTTTACTCTTCACCACTTGTCTTGTATTTCTGTAGCTACTGAGATTCATGGAGCTTCATTTATGTTAGAAGTTTTTACGCAGCTCTTTTTGTGAACCattgcaatttttttctttatgatCACTTTGAGTATATATTTTCTGAATGCAGGTTGTTATAGTGTACAGGGCTCTCCATATCTTGCATGAGGTTTTGAGCTACACTTCATGTACAGAAAGGAGGGAAGATAGAAGGTATGATTTAGTTGCTCAAGTACATTCCTTCCTCTATCCAAACATTATCAGATTTACCAAGTTTAAGTTTCTTGCATCACCGAAGAGCTTGATGCTTTATGAGTTTACTAAATTAGCTAAACTTGATCAACATGAATGAATGCTTAAAGAGTTATGGACTCATTTTAAGAGAGCCCTTGAGAAGATTCTCAACATTcctgttattttttttgggtaatggtaaattataatattaaccCAAAGAATACAAATACACGGGGCATACCTTGGTCCATTCTTGTTCTTCACACCATGTGTGGTTGAATTTTCTCAAACACGTCGTTTGTATTAAGTAATACTAATTTCTGTTTACATGgcaagataaaattatttttagaaaaaagttCTACTTCATGCTTTTATGAGTTCTATCAGTTCTATGTAACATCATCAGGTAGATCTTCTCGACTTCTCATGATATATTAGGGCCTCTATGGCTGACCTGCTCCTTTACACAACATACATACAGTGCATGTTATCTTCCCTTGAGGTCCGGCAATTTGTTTCCTtatatgctttaatttgatcTTTCAGTGTACTGTACCAGGTCCAATGTGATTGTCGAGGAACCTTCCCTTGAAGGCAATCTCATGGAACTAGATGAAAATGGATATTCTAGAAGAGGAAGCCATGCCAAAGAGACAGTAGATCATAGTCATGCTCTTTATGGAGCAATATTGAATAATAGTGATACATTTCCAAGAACGGGATTCTTTAATCCTGGAACTTCAGTTTTCACATCAAGTTTCAACTATCTCTCATTGTTTGAAATGATGTGCCAAATTATCATGATGAATGATTTAGAACATGTAAGATGGGAAGCAGTTTCTATTATGAATTTGATTCTTGTAAGAAATCGTACATACTCGGAGAGGGAAAAGTAAGtaaatagttattattattattattttttttcatttttattttaaattcccCCTCAATGACAGTGGTCtagttttcattttatataatgCTCTTACACACACATTTTTTGTATTCAGGTTTGGATCAGAGACTGTGTTTCTAAGTGTTTCACAACTATTGAGGAAGGAAGCTGGCTATCGTGTACAGAAGCAAGCTGTGTGTCTCCTTTACCTGTTGCTTAATTGTAAGTGCCTGGTTTGCTCGGTGGCTTGAACAGTCGaacataaaagataaattttggtgttagttctatgatttttcccttttttatttctttttggcTGGGAAGGTCAGTAATGTGTAAGTTCGGGAATTGTGCATCACTATCTCTCATGCAATGCCTATAATTGCCTATAACACTGTTATGTTGCATTCATTATCTACCCAATGCCTGCAAAATAGcattttccttttctaattttttggAGTAGGAAATCGTTTAGGATAGTGTCATTTCCTTTTACCACATTTCAGTTAAGCAATGTCTGAAATTATTGTTGTTTCAGATGCTCAAGATAGAGTAATAATTGTTTACATCACATCTCTTGTCCATTACCTTATGGACTAATCTACTTGGAAGATGCTAGTGTAATTAATTCTTGAACTGATAGTTTTTCCTCCCTGATTATTTTGACAAAGGCCCAAAAGTTATGGCATCATTTTTCAGCAATTTTGTGGAAGGGAAAAGTATAGGCAGTGGTGATGCAAATGCAAAAGACTCTTCAGCTTTTCAAGTAATCTGTAGGATTTTTGAGGGTTTGGCTGATTGTCTATCTTGCAGTGGGAGAAGTGCTGAGGTATGCTAAGATAACCGAACTCCATTCATTCTTCTGTCTTTTTTCTCTGGACTTGTATATTCTGATTGTTTTTTATCTGGATAAGTGAAAGTGTACTACCAGGTTTGGTTGTGAACTGAATTTagctaaatatttttatagttttatCTGTTTTCTTTCTTAGGCTGCAAAAAGTGTTGGTCTCTTAAAGATTCGCCAAATACTGTTCTTAGATACTTCTACAATAGAAAAAAGCACATGTATAGTGACTGGGGTTTAGTATGTTAGATTCGACCAAACATGTCTACCACTCACTTTCTGCATAGTTGCAAATTAAATTCACTGCATTTTGTAACCAttgtaaaatagaaaatatactCCGCGTTAAATTTGGCTTTGGGTGAATTTtactcttttctctctctctctctctctctcttgggtGCATTGGGTTGTGGATTATCATACCCCTTAACCTTATTGAAACTGAAACCGCTGGAATTACCAATGATTTACTGATAATCATACTCTTAACTTGATGATAGGGCAGACGCATGGTGTAAAGTACCTTTCATGTAATGGAGATGAATCTCCAAATCTCTTAATGCTTAATTAATTCCCAATTGTCTTTCTTACTGACTTCATTTGGAAATCATGAAGATGAAGCATCAGCACAGAATTTCATGTTTCCAAAAATTTCAGGAATTACAGGTTCAAAGGCATTCAATAATTTTGCTAGCTTTCCTTGCTTCTTCTGGGAAGACTGGCATTGAAGTTCTCCTAAATCATAGGCTTCCAAAACGAATCAACTTCCTCACCATAATTTTGCAGAGCTTAGTATCTGTTTTGGACGTAGAAGCATTAGATACTGCTCAACACCCTGAAGAGTCTAAAGAAAGGTATCTTAAAAATGGGTAAATCGGTCTTATATGTGGTGGATGTTCTCTCTCATTTGTTTTGCTTATATGATCCACTTTCTTTCTGGCAGAACTCTGATGATTAGAGAGGCACTTATTCTGCTTAACAGACTCGTTTCACATCCCCAGTACGCAGGGTCTGTTTTTCTTGCATTAACAAACCGCAGAGAGATAGCCAAGTTGACTGTTGACATTGCAAGCATATTATCTCACAAGGGCAAGTGCTTATCACATTGCGACAGCATAATCCAGCAGATAAGGGAATCAGAAATTGTCGAATTAGcgcgtgtttttcaaaaaagagTTTATACATTCCTAGGGAGCAACTCGGGAAAGAAGCCCTCTTAGAACTAGAAGGAATTTAGCATTGACGTATTCATATTTAGAAAATTTTGCATGGAACTATTTGCCACGGAAGAGTAGACATCATTGGAGTTCTTGACATTCTGGCATTACCACCGGTGTCTAGGCTGAGAACTATATGATCTACCTCATCAAATTCTGCCTCCTTTGGTAACACATTTCTCTGCCCTGGCAACTTGTACATATAGTCTACTGAACATTGTAACTTAATCATCCAATTTAGATGCTCAATCTGTGGTTCAAAATTGATAGCAATTAGCTCTTCTGTGGCATTGGTTAATTCAATGATGATGATTTTTGTGAAGGGTAAATCTTTATTGAGATTGTTTCACGTGATGCatgtaatatgtttttttagttaaaacatAAACTCAGTGTACACAAGTGTGCAAAATAATTTCCCTATTTTTTAGACTGTCTAACACAATGAGCATACATTCAaagctcctttttttttttttttccaagtttAAAGGTATTAAATGCATATATTATGAGAACATACTTATATAAAACAGCGAAAACAAATGGAACAGACTTAAAAGGTTTAATGTAGGGAAATAATTTCCCAAAGTAAATTTTCAATGCAAAAAGTATAACTGTATGAGGTGAAGAGCGTCGGCAGAAAGCTTGGCTTTTATAtgataatttgttttttccCCTTTTAAGTACCAAGTAGCTTCGCTGTAGCACTGGTTAATTCAATGAGATATTTCAATGAATCCGGGTTCAAATCCCGGCAGCAgaaaagttttttgtttttgtttttttccccaataattaagaaaaaagcGACGGAAAAGCAATTAGGCACATTAATCAGTAATATTACTAGTTACACcagttaaattatttttaaaatatatttttattaaatttcttAATCTTACTAGTTACACATCGACTTCCTCATATGTGACTATGTGAGGAAAGCTATCGACAACAGTTGGACAACTATGTAAACAAAAATCATGTCAAGTTATATCATAATTTTACCCGTTGGTTACTGGTAAAGTGGTAAATATGAtttagataaaaaaatttattaagtttaaatgtttaattgaatctttttaaaattcaagGGTCTAATTTCTTTTTCGTCAAAAGTTGAAAGGTAAATTTCaccctttttcttttaaataataataattaagaccGTCCAATACAAATTATGTGTATTTGCATTCTAACACTAGCTAATTCAACTATTATTTTAACTCCCATACTATTATTTATGCATCATAAGTAATCACGTTTGGGTCAAGttttcttttgaataaaattcaaACCTTATGAGTGTATGCAAATTTCATATGCAAAAGGTGAGGTTCTTTCCAATGTCATATTGATCAAGTCTGttttataagattttttttactGTAATTTACCCTTTTATGTAATTTATAGGTTGTTATATAAGAAGTGAATGTATTCAATGCATGCcatcaaataataattgtatatttttctCATCATTCATTCAGAGAAATAAGGAGAGGTTTGATACCatcaaacacaaaaataatttgtgaataaaaaaagacaaaaagaaagaagagggAGGACATGGAAAAAGACAAACATTGGGATTAAGTCACGGATGGAATATTAGTATTATGTCACGAGGGGATCCTTCTACAAAAGGGGAGTAGGTGATTTGCTTCCAAAACCTATTTGGCATCAATAACTTTTTAgaaattcatattatatatatatatatatatatatatatatatatatatatatatatatatatatatatatatatatatatatatatatatatNNNNNNNNNNNNNNNNNNNNNNNNNNNNNNNNNNNNNNNNNNNNNNNNNNNNNtatatatatatatatatatatatatatatatatatatatatatatatatatatatatatatatatatatatatatatatattttaaaaaaaaagtgtgaaaattaaaatacttatagaaattaaggaattataTTTTCTCCGGAGTAAGTTTTCCTACCAACCAAATAAGATAAATTTTGTGTTtacttaaatttgaaaaataaattcttgcaaaaatttattttcagaAACTGAATGGGGGATTggtgattttcattttttttatggcACTAAAGTTCCACTAGAGAAAGAGAACTTTAATTTAAAGTGGAATTGAGCTGGCTATTGGATATGGACATCAACTTGAAAATGATAGATGGCGAAATTATATTGAGGAAAATTGGACCACTAAATAATCATAAAGCGCACCAGTCTCTTAGTGACATACTATATATTAAACAAACTTCAAAAATTATGTTGGACCACCGTGGAATGTGgacaaaattgtttttttttttttaaaaaaaaaacttaattagaAGTAGATGTATTAGGTTCGATTGAGAATGTAAGCTACCTTAGTGTTTTGTTATCTTTTGAGAATGTAAGCTACCTTAGTGTTTTGTTATCTTTTGAGGTCTTACTTGACACAAACTAGATTAGTTCTGGTGTATATAAGAAAATGTTTTGTTACCATTTGAGATCTTATCGACATGAACGAGATTAATTCCGGTCCTGGTGTAGTAGACTAATAGTGTATTATGACTGAGATCGAAAACCTGTGGTTTGTCAGAAAAATGTTGgaccaaatattaaaaaatgaaaattttaaaaggtcTAATTAGagaccaaaaattaaaaatttaaagaagttttaagctattattattattactccgtattattattttttgtgataaaatttaattgtttaaacAAGTATGGATTAGATGAGCACTCTACCAAGTATCAATGATGGACTCTTGGAAAGTTAATTTCCAGGTATGGGAAGATGAGGTCCACAAAAATTGACACAAAGGAAAACTTTTGTACTctgtatttcttttttattaatttaaacaatataataaatttcttattttcaatGTCAACAGACACTTCTGTATTTTGTATAGTTTATAACTATTTATGTTATTTAGATTgtatcaaataatatttatgtaaGAGCGCAAATAAGCTAGGCTGAGCTTTAATCTAGGTAAGTTCAAGTTTGAGtttgaaatctatatatatataataacagaagtgcctgGACCATTTTTCCCTCCCAAACTCTcaggggcatttttgtaatatcaaatatttggataaaaaatcatttaaaattaaaattaattatactttccttttataACCTTTTGCTTTACCAtttgtgctatatatatcaccatACTCTCCCTTTCTTGTctcacaaatattatattctaataagccactaaaataaacttaaaacacATCTCAGTCTCCCTATCTTTCGTTTCTCTCCTCTATCTCTCACCTTCCAGATCTGATCTCACCACATAAAAACACAATGAAGAAGAAAGCCCGGAAGCGCAATCGTTCCAccatcgaagaagaagaagaaaccagaTTTGCTCTCACGACGTCGTTCCAGATATGATCTCACCGCTACACGGTTGCCATTAcatcaaagaagaagaagaaagctcgATCGCCGTTCTTGAGAAATATGTTTTGTTGCATACATTTCTTCTCCAACCAAGCATCCTCTCCACCAAATCCACATACAtacatttcttctttttttttttttttttcttttttacgaATTTAGTCATACAGATTATTTTTCGCTCATCAACAAGTTaagatttcaagattaattacattcatgtgttttatatattgaaaaattaactttcaaaatgtaaatccttttttattttttaaaatctttaaaaatttatttatcattccGGACAATCACGTGTCAGTGTGTCACatgttgaatttaaaaaaaaaataaaaaatgtaactttgCATACACAaaacactttaaaattaaagactTAATAATGAACCGTGAACACCAGACTCCTTCTCCGACAATCATGTTTGTCAAATGaatttagaataaattaaattaaaaaattcatacaattaattaataaatttataaaaataaaaagatacatacaaataattaattaattttatttacaattataattattattataattaaaaattaaagaattaagaaactaattgtaataattgtccATACTTCatatacactaataattattattctatacagatatttctatttttcaaaattaagtaattaattaaatagagtTTAGTATAATTAgggaattattattttgctaaaattaatgaattaattgtagtaaaactaataatagtcatattattacactaacaattattattcaaattaagctaataattattcataatactatacaattattactattttatgaaattaaagaattagttgaataaattttaataaaattaagaaattattattttgctaattgagaaattaattatagtaGAGCTAAAATGGTCAgattagtatactaataattattattctatttacgctaataattattcatattactatacaattattagtattcatatggtaattaatagattgtttttatatatggtaaataagttaataattagacaaattactatacatatattaccaattaagtCATTTCTTACCTTTTATTAGGTTTtccgtaaaataaaaattcgacatattaatattcgaaatgattgtactataataatattaagaaataaggtattaaagaattaattttaattaatcaaataatgatccagactacaaaaaatatcattacacCATTTAACACTTTTTAATAGgttgtttttaaatatggtaattaagtcaataatgagataaattacaatacatatattactaattaattaaataatgaaccagactcatatatagttatatactaaACTCACGaaacttactatttattgtttACCTCATTCTAgaacgatatatatatatacatactcacatacttacatattttaattgaaaaggaATTTAACTTTAGAAACAAAAATGACAAGTTGGATATTACTTAAGATTTTACCATGTATTAAACTCTAAATAATTGTGCTAAACTAATAAGTTaagatttcaagattaattacattcacgtgttttattgaaaaattaacttttaaaatctaaatccttttttattttttaaaatctttgaaagtttatttatcATTCGGGACAATCATGTGTCAGTGTGTCACATgatgaagtaaaaaataaaaaatgtaactttgCATACACAAAAcatgaagtaaaaaataaaaaatgtaactttgcatacacaaaacaatttaaaaaaaataaaaaatgtaactttgcatacacaaaacaatttaaaaataaagacttAATGAACCGTGAGTacacaaaacaatttaaaaataaagacttAATGAACCGTGAGCATCggaaacaatttaaaaataaagacttAATGAACCGTGAGCATCGGAGAGACTCCTTCTGCGACAATCATGTTtggcaaataaatttaaaataaattaaatttaaaaattcataaaattaattattacatttataaaaataaaaagatacatacaattaattaattaattttatttacaattataattattataattaaataattaaagaattaagaaattaattgtaataattgtacaggcttcatattaatacactaataattattattatatacagatatttctattttcaaaattatgtaattaattaaatagactttaatataattaaggaattattatttgactaaaattaatgaattaattgtagtaaagctaataatggtcatattagtacactaacaattattattcaaaatactatacaattattactattttatgaaattaaag encodes:
- the LOC116027453 gene encoding protein SENSITIVE TO UV 2 isoform X1, which translates into the protein MDGKGYDYIDFTDEIIEQIDQTVIAVQLASGQLRDSPLPPPPAPQPQPPATAAAPQLVDTSHSAPRPAAAASQFVVTGYSSRRPAAPQFDGISYSPPREFSQRDNQQAASSSSCHGSSQSPLNAQQQEIDELKRELGRFSELLAQKELECIQLRKEREKKEKCVVKTEKVSVSTNLTGESDFSAAYQCKKKLLDAWESSSGQKLGRILVSETCEADFRILFGFLDSSFPSKKRTEFSISDSRVDMEEAPLQDHLNVSAKVSHLYSVLTKISNEMISLDDLLDALVDLCRLKNVVIVYRALHILHEVLSYTSCTERREDRRSNVIVEEPSLEGNLMELDENGYSRRGSHAKETVDHSHALYGAILNNSDTFPRTGFFNPGTSVFTSSFNYLSLFEMMCQIIMMNDLEHVRWEAVSIMNLILVRNRTYSEREKFGSETVFLSVSQLLRKEAGYRVQKQAVCLLYLLLNCPKVMASFFSNFVEGKSIGSGDANAKDSSAFQVICRIFEGLADCLSCSGRSAEMKHQHRISCFQKFQELQVQRHSIILLAFLASSGKTGIEVLLNHRLPKRINFLTIILQSLVSVLDVEALDTAQHPEESKERTLMIREALILLNRLVSHPQYAGSVFLALTNRREIAKLTVDIASILSHKGKCLSHCDSIIQQIRESEIVELARVFQKRVYTFLGSNSGKKPS
- the LOC116027453 gene encoding protein SENSITIVE TO UV 2 isoform X2; this translates as MDGKGYDYIDFTDEIIEQIDQTVIAVQLASGQLRDSPLPPPPAPQPQPPATAAAPQLVDTSHSAPRPAAAASQFVVTGYSSRRPAAPQFDGISYSPPREFSQRDNQQAASSSSCHGSSQSPLNAQQQEIDELKRELGRFSELLAQKELECIQLRKEREKKEKCVVKTEKVSVSTNLTGESDFSAAYQCKKKLLDAWESSSGQKLGRILVSETCEADFRILFGFLDSSFPSKKRTEFSISDSRVDMEEAPLQDHLNVSAKVSHLYSVLTKISNEMISLDDLLDALVDLCRLKNVVIVYRALHILHEVLSYTSCTERREDRRSNVIVEEPSLEGNLMELDENGYSRRGSHAKETVDHSHALYGAILNNSDTFPRTGFFNPGTSVFTSSFNYLSLFEMMCQIIMMNDLEHVRWEAVSIMNLILVRNRTYSEREKFGSETVFLSVSQLLRKEAGYRVQKQAVCLLYLLLNCPKVMASFFSNFVEGKSIGSGDANAKDSSAFQVICRIFEGLADCLSCSGRSAEELQVQRHSIILLAFLASSGKTGIEVLLNHRLPKRINFLTIILQSLVSVLDVEALDTAQHPEESKERTLMIREALILLNRLVSHPQYAGSVFLALTNRREIAKLTVDIASILSHKGKCLSHCDSIIQQIRESEIVELARVFQKRVYTFLGSNSGKKPS